The DNA segment ATTTTGACGACTTTGTTCATTGATGGACGATCGGTAGGCTTCAATTGTATGCACCATAATGCGACTATCATCATCTTCTTACATATTTTCCTGTCATCTTCTGTAGCATCTTGTATTTCTATATTCTTTCCATCATGCAATTGATCATATATCCAAGTGGGGAAGTAAATTTGGCTTAAATGTTCAGTAAATGCATTCAAGTTCTTTCTTCTACTCGCCATTTCCATCAACAACATTCCAAAGCTATAGACATCAGCTTTATATGAAACGCCTCCAATGTTTTGGTAAACTATTTCAGGAGCCATGTATCCAAATGTTCCTCTTGCATGAGTCAAAGGAACAATACTATCTTCCACAGGGTACAATTTTGCTAAGCCAAAATCCGAAACCTTGGGGTTCCAATTCTCATCGAGGAGAATGTTGTGGGGCTTAATGTCGAAATGTAAGATTTGCATGTCACATCCTTGATGTAAATAATCAATTCCACGAGCCACTCCTAAAGCAATATCATATGTTTTATCGTAGTTGAGGATATTTGTCTCTGATGAAAAAATGTGTTTGTTTAGAGATCCGTTGGGCATGAACTCATATATGAGGGCACGCTTTGAACCATGAACACAAAAACCAATGAGTTGCACTATATTCACATGATGGATCCTTCCAATGGTCGTTACTTCATTGATAAAATCTTGCCCATTTGCTTTGGATTGGCTTAACATCTTTACTGCTACAAGACGTCCACTTCGAAGTGTTCCTTTAAAAACTGTGCCAAATCCTCCTTCAcccaaatttttcttaaaacctttggtcattttcttaatttctgaGAAAGAGTACCTTATTGGCATGAGGTTTTTTTGGGTTTGCAGAAATTCCTCAACATTGTCGTACATGGATAAGTGCCTTCTTCGCcatttatatatcaaaaatgCAATCACAAATGGAGCGCCTAATACACTAATTGCCACATGCCATTCTGGAAATGAAAACACAAAAGTAATTATACGAAAGTGAtcctattcttttaatttccaTTTCAAAATTCTTGTGGTTTGgcacagtttttatttttaatgtcaaTTTAATAATGATGTCTAACTATTTCTTGTTTCGTAGTTTAAGGAATGATTAAttcactaaaaaaattaaaaaagataaaaagagagaaatgcATGAGATTCTTACCCAGCAGTAATCCAATTAATACACCTGCgtaatatattaaaacaacTGCAAAAGAAGTAAAGGAATCTATTAATGCGCCAACATGCATAGAATGCATTCATCGATCTAATAGTCTAATTGTGTTATACATCGATCTAATAGAAAACTCaccaatatttttcatgttataaGGCATATAATATTGGGTTATCTGCACTGCAGGtttgacaaaaaaaagaaagtttcaCGTGAGCGTTTGAATTCAATAATTAACAATCAGGCCATTATTATAATGCAAGCTAAACTATGATCAATAACTGTAGTCCTAATATATATCATTACAAGAATGACTAtttggaatttatttttataggaaataaataaaaacaaataaacaatttaatgtgatattcATGTGTCATTCAGCAAGAATATAATTAAGTTTCGTGATCTTAAAGGTAAGTTCAACGTTAATCCTCAGaattaagcatatcaataatggTACTACAAATCAGAAAAATTAGAGTACAATCGTCTTACACTTGTTTATTGACCCAAATTATTCGAAGTCGGATTGACGAAAAGGATAAATTTAGTAGAGTACTTTCGAGTCATTCTTTGACGCTCCGGCTTGGAGAATCATTCTGTAAATATTTCCTCACTGATGATGTCAAAGGTCCATAAATATGAGAGAAGGTACTACATGTCCAACTGGACATCAATAAGTTTATTAACATATCTTGGATTTGTAACTAACATAATGACTGCCGTTAATACTTGTACTCTCTAATTATATATTGGTTTATAACATCAAGAGTTGTGTTTTTTGATTGCCCAAATAAATGAACAACCCAAGTATTAGTTGTTAATTTAAAACCGTCACTTGTATCAAATGGTTAAGACACTGGGAAGtagtagatttaattatttatatttatcttaacaCTCTTCTCACATGTGGGTCAGACTATCCCTTAATAAACTTAGTATCTCGATCTACTATAATaccatgtaaaaataaataaataaaaataagtgtagtgtgtggtgtgtggagatgattagtataatttttcttctaaaaatatTGTATGGGCATTGCACATCCTATATATGTgtgtacaaataattttttgtatatcatacatatatatttacatatgcgtgtgtttgtaattaatatattttatcttatctgcAAGTTTAAACTATTTTCatgtttcatatataattaatgatgGGTTAAAAGATGAAAGAAGACAAATAGATCAGAGAGATATAAATTCTTGCAGATGGGCTTTAATAATCCAGTATAATAAGCTGCGGAtcatggagaaaagaaataaaggtAAGTGATCAGTtagttatatatagaaaatgattTAAACAAAACTGTATAAACAAATCTATTTAGTAATGTTGCCAATAAATACAATAACTAGTTCATGTAGAGTCGCATCAATATTTCTTAACAAGTGATCTATATAATTTTCAGAGAATTACTacatctatataatttttttttattattataaaagataAGTCGTTACACAATGACTTGGCAAAATCTTGACTTAGAAGAAGTCAActaataaaatgtataattgACTGACGCATGCATAATGGTACAAAATCACTTTTGTAAAACTAGTTCATC comes from the Carya illinoinensis cultivar Pawnee chromosome 8, C.illinoinensisPawnee_v1, whole genome shotgun sequence genome and includes:
- the LOC122318052 gene encoding rust resistance kinase Lr10-like, encoding MYDNVEEFLQTQKNLMPIRYSFSEIKKMTKGFKKNLGEGGFGTVFKGTLRSGRLVAVKMLSQSKANGQDFINEVTTIGRIHHVNIVQLIGFCVHGSKRALIYEFMPNGSLNKHIFSSETNILNYDKTYDIALGVARGIDYLHQGCDMQILHFDIKPHNILLDENWNPKVSDFGLAKLYPVEDSIVPLTHARGTFGYMAPEIVYQNIGGVSYKADVYSFGMLLMEMASRRKNLNAFTEHLSQIYFPTWIYDQLHDGKNIEIQDATEDDRKICKKMMIVALWCIQLKPTDRPSMNKVVKMIEGDVECLQVPLKPLQPSPNREIKGARDNSNQASSSIQSHHP